From Pandoraea vervacti, the proteins below share one genomic window:
- a CDS encoding methyl-accepting chemotaxis protein, which produces MTVSSLRTRIILIACATVIGALILSGITTYLIVRNSMMSTISDTLDAVARGNTLAVERWAAAKGQSVVGTAAAVEKGEQGVALTKLLGATNGFPISSIGWSDKSYFSSGPTPPDYDPTARPWYKGATAAGKLTVVKPYADIASGKLYVSFAAPILRDGQTLGAVSGAVPLDAVQDVVKAVHPTPSSLAFVVSRDGLVIAHPDEKLMLKASSDLAPALTSDALGKMEHATQPTQVELGGAAKLVKAQPVPGTDWLFVVALDKAEATAGLSSVLSGTVVSLIVLTLCAIGIASFFTSQAFRRLSQVRDAMDTIGSGGGDLTRRLDVIGHDEVAQISKSFNAFVDKISTVMLDVRSGVHGMTSATSEIEMGNRDLSQRTEASAGTLQETSAALTELTASVKQTAEAAEHATRLANEASDAAARGGDVVTGAVTTMSEIAQSSERITEIISVIDGIAFQTNILALNAAVEAARAGEQGRGFAVVAGEVRTLAQRSAAAAQEIKTLIEASVQNVRSGTQRVQAAGDTMGEIVDGISRVRRLIGEIHTAMTEQSTGISQIDRSVAEMDQSTQQNAALVEESAAASAMLSEQARNLAATVALFQLREHGRHGVTVMHASQGTRGPRDAQRDEPALAA; this is translated from the coding sequence ATGACAGTCTCTTCCCTTAGAACACGCATCATTCTGATTGCGTGTGCCACCGTCATTGGTGCACTGATCCTCTCCGGCATTACCACTTACCTCATCGTGCGCAACAGCATGATGTCCACCATATCCGATACGCTCGACGCCGTGGCGCGTGGCAACACGCTGGCGGTCGAACGCTGGGCTGCCGCCAAGGGCCAGTCGGTGGTGGGCACCGCGGCCGCCGTCGAAAAGGGTGAGCAGGGCGTGGCGCTCACGAAATTGCTCGGCGCCACCAATGGCTTTCCGATCTCCAGCATCGGCTGGAGCGACAAGTCGTATTTCTCCAGTGGCCCCACGCCGCCCGATTACGATCCCACGGCACGCCCCTGGTACAAGGGCGCTACTGCCGCAGGCAAGCTGACCGTCGTCAAGCCGTACGCCGACATCGCCTCGGGCAAGCTGTATGTGTCCTTCGCCGCCCCTATCCTGCGTGATGGCCAGACGCTCGGTGCAGTGAGCGGCGCGGTGCCGCTCGACGCCGTGCAGGATGTCGTGAAAGCCGTGCACCCCACGCCGTCGAGCCTCGCCTTCGTGGTCTCGCGTGACGGTCTCGTGATCGCGCACCCGGACGAAAAGCTTATGCTCAAGGCATCGAGCGATCTCGCCCCTGCGCTCACGTCCGACGCCCTCGGCAAGATGGAGCACGCGACGCAGCCGACGCAAGTCGAACTCGGCGGTGCAGCAAAGCTTGTCAAGGCACAGCCGGTGCCCGGCACCGACTGGCTTTTCGTCGTGGCCCTCGACAAGGCGGAGGCGACTGCCGGCCTCTCGAGCGTGCTCAGCGGCACGGTCGTCTCGCTCATCGTCTTGACGCTGTGCGCTATCGGTATCGCCAGTTTCTTCACGTCGCAGGCGTTTCGCCGCCTGTCGCAGGTGCGCGATGCGATGGACACCATCGGTTCGGGTGGTGGCGATCTGACGCGTCGTCTGGACGTCATCGGCCATGACGAAGTCGCGCAGATCTCGAAGTCGTTCAACGCGTTCGTGGACAAGATCAGCACGGTCATGCTCGACGTGCGCTCGGGCGTTCACGGCATGACGTCCGCCACGAGCGAAATCGAAATGGGCAACCGCGATCTCTCGCAGCGCACCGAGGCGTCCGCCGGCACATTGCAGGAGACGTCGGCGGCGCTCACCGAACTGACCGCGAGCGTCAAGCAGACGGCAGAGGCTGCCGAACATGCCACGCGCCTGGCCAACGAGGCCAGCGACGCCGCTGCGCGCGGCGGGGACGTCGTCACCGGCGCGGTCACGACGATGAGCGAGATTGCGCAGTCGTCCGAGCGCATTACCGAGATCATCAGTGTGATCGACGGCATTGCGTTCCAGACCAACATTCTGGCGCTCAACGCGGCGGTGGAAGCGGCACGTGCCGGCGAACAGGGACGTGGCTTCGCCGTCGTTGCCGGCGAAGTGCGTACGCTGGCGCAACGCAGCGCTGCTGCCGCCCAGGAAATCAAGACGCTCATCGAAGCGTCGGTGCAGAACGTCAGGAGCGGCACGCAACGTGTGCAGGCGGCAGGCGACACGATGGGCGAGATCGTCGATGGCATTTCGCGCGTGCGCCGCCTGATCGGCGAAATCCACACGGCGATGACGGAACAGAGCACGGGCATCAGCCAGATTGACCGCAGCGTGGCCGAGATGGACCAGTCGACGCAGCAAAACGCGGCGTTGGTCGAGGAGTCTGCGGCGGCGTCCGCCATGCTCAGCGAGCAGGCGCGCAACCTCGCCGCCACGGTGGCGCTCTTCCAGTTGCGCGAACATGGCCGTCACGGCGTCACGGTCATGCACGCGTCGCAGGGTACGCGTGGCCCTCGCGACGCACAGCGAGACGAACCGGCATTGGCCGCCTGA
- a CDS encoding asparaginase codes for MTPSDAAGGVVPTLDATQLARSVPGLSEVAEIRTESLRQLPSASLGYDDLMAALAWAEQQIAAGASGVVLTQGTDTLEETAFLLDLFWTLPAPLVITGAMRAPQAAGADGPANLLAAVRTACHPESAGRGVLVVMNDTVHYARWVSKSDALAVQAFTSIDGGVAARLVEGRPTYFHGCPARTEPLARPVRAWPKVALVTAVLGDDGELAEMAVKAGYEAVVIAAQGAGHVSFGFAQRIGALSAQVPIVIASRAAAGSTASQTYGYVGSEIDLARRGAHLSGWLSPLKSRLLVTALLASGTTAADLGDALANWSKLTRR; via the coding sequence ATGACGCCCTCCGACGCCGCCGGTGGTGTGGTCCCGACGCTCGACGCCACGCAACTGGCCCGCTCGGTGCCCGGCCTGTCCGAGGTGGCGGAGATCCGGACCGAATCGTTGCGCCAGTTGCCGAGCGCCTCGCTTGGCTACGACGATCTGATGGCTGCGCTCGCCTGGGCAGAGCAACAGATCGCAGCGGGGGCGAGCGGCGTGGTGCTCACGCAGGGCACCGACACGCTCGAGGAGACGGCCTTCCTGCTCGATCTGTTCTGGACGTTGCCCGCGCCGCTCGTGATCACCGGAGCGATGCGAGCGCCGCAGGCCGCCGGCGCAGACGGACCGGCGAATTTGCTCGCGGCGGTGCGCACGGCATGCCATCCCGAGAGCGCGGGGCGCGGTGTGCTCGTCGTGATGAACGACACGGTCCATTACGCACGCTGGGTCAGCAAGAGCGATGCGCTGGCCGTGCAGGCGTTTACCTCGATCGATGGTGGGGTTGCGGCACGTCTGGTGGAGGGGCGGCCAACGTACTTTCACGGCTGCCCGGCACGTACGGAGCCGTTGGCGCGTCCGGTGCGCGCGTGGCCGAAGGTGGCGCTCGTGACCGCCGTACTGGGAGACGACGGCGAACTTGCCGAGATGGCGGTCAAGGCCGGCTACGAGGCGGTCGTGATTGCGGCGCAGGGCGCCGGGCATGTGTCGTTCGGATTTGCACAGCGCATCGGTGCGTTGAGCGCGCAGGTCCCGATCGTGATCGCCAGCCGGGCCGCCGCAGGGTCGACGGCCTCGCAGACCTATGGCTACGTGGGTTCCGAAATTGACCTGGCACGTCGCGGGGCGCACTTGTCCGGCTGGCTGTCGCCGCTCAAGTCGCGACTGCTCGTGACCGCGCTTCTGGCCTCGGGCACGACGGCCGCTGACCTCGGGGACGCACTGGCAAATTGGAGTAAACTCACGCGTCGATAA
- a CDS encoding GFA family protein — protein MANQQYSGGCHCGDLRFTANIDLSKTITCNCSICKKRGLILAFAPIADFSQTAGEGKAREYLFNKHVIRHQFCPNCGVEAFAFGQMPDGAKMAAVNVRCIDGIDLDTVHPTPIDGASR, from the coding sequence ATGGCGAATCAACAATACTCAGGCGGTTGCCACTGCGGCGATTTGCGCTTCACGGCAAATATTGATTTGTCCAAAACAATTACGTGCAATTGTTCTATCTGCAAAAAGCGCGGATTGATTCTCGCATTCGCGCCGATTGCGGATTTTTCACAAACCGCCGGTGAAGGAAAGGCGCGCGAATATCTTTTCAACAAGCACGTGATACGTCATCAATTCTGCCCAAATTGCGGCGTTGAAGCGTTCGCCTTCGGTCAAATGCCTGACGGCGCCAAAATGGCGGCCGTCAATGTGCGCTGCATCGACGGTATCGATCTCGATACGGTGCACCCGACGCCCATTGACGGCGCGAGCCGTTAG
- a CDS encoding GntR family transcriptional regulator → MKSTSPASASVTGTAGRRRLTAYQYAIETLRTEILQGRLKAGDRLRQDDLARRLDMSTTPVREALRTLVSEGLVFFDVHRGAVVRGLTIDDVNELYRLRMTLEPMMAEQAMATIREEDIAQAQALHAEMLATTDVVKWTELNQAFHAALWASQDESRLAHLIKTLRDASGPYIALSLYMRPVHVDVSNQEHSKMLDEYRVRDIAAARKHTEAHLDATLRIIVKAIEQTEAQAAANA, encoded by the coding sequence TTGAAAAGCACGTCCCCCGCATCCGCTTCGGTGACCGGCACCGCTGGCCGCCGCCGGCTCACGGCGTATCAGTACGCCATCGAGACTTTGCGCACCGAGATTCTGCAGGGCCGCTTGAAGGCGGGGGACCGGCTGCGCCAGGACGATCTGGCGCGTCGGCTCGACATGTCGACCACGCCTGTGCGCGAAGCGTTGCGCACGCTGGTCTCCGAGGGGCTCGTGTTTTTCGATGTGCACCGGGGCGCGGTGGTGCGCGGCCTGACGATCGACGACGTCAATGAGTTGTACCGGCTTCGCATGACGCTCGAGCCGATGATGGCCGAGCAGGCAATGGCGACGATTCGCGAGGAAGACATCGCGCAGGCGCAAGCACTGCATGCCGAGATGCTCGCCACGACGGACGTCGTCAAATGGACCGAGCTGAATCAGGCGTTCCACGCGGCGTTGTGGGCCTCGCAGGACGAGTCGCGACTGGCGCATCTGATCAAGACCTTGCGCGACGCGTCGGGACCGTACATCGCCTTGTCGCTTTACATGCGGCCTGTCCACGTCGACGTCAGCAATCAGGAGCACAGCAAGATGCTCGACGAATACCGCGTCCGCGACATCGCGGCTGCACGCAAGCATACCGAAGCCCATCTCGACGCCACGCTGCGCATCATCGTCAAAGCCATCGAGCAGACCGAAGCCCAAGCCGCGGCAAACGCTTGA
- a CDS encoding MFS transporter yields the protein MHPTSSGHPVAGATRYRFAVFALIVVIALVNYIDRGAISYSAAQITSEYGFDRAGWGAVLGYFGYGYMFGALFGGALADRLGAKKVWVIAGIAWSAFAIAMIWAGDIGIAVFGGSALTGFATIRVLFGFAEGPAYSIINKTMSAWASPSERGFAVSIGLLSTPLGALLTAPVAVGLLLLTDSWRTMYIVLGVAGFVLIALFARVYTNRPEDNPRVNAAEVALIQAGRPAQHSSSAAAASEMPWWSFFRSRTLVFNSIGYFAFIYVNFMLLTWTPKYLADEFHFTLSSLWYIGMIPWTGACVTVLLGGRISDWLYRKTGKLVIARSWFAAASLTCTTLCFLMVSQAQSVWAVIALMTLGNALNALPNSVYWAVVIDTAPTRVGTFSGLMHFIANIASVLAPTLAGILSAKYGYSSMFVATAVATAVGVFAMLQVKPGVGPKIGRSKAETVTV from the coding sequence ATGCACCCAACCTCTTCGGGCCATCCGGTCGCCGGAGCGACCCGCTACCGATTCGCGGTCTTTGCGCTGATCGTGGTGATCGCCCTTGTCAACTACATCGACCGGGGTGCGATTTCGTATTCGGCCGCGCAAATCACATCGGAGTACGGATTCGACCGGGCCGGTTGGGGCGCAGTCCTTGGCTATTTCGGTTACGGATATATGTTCGGGGCGTTGTTCGGCGGCGCGCTGGCGGATCGGTTGGGCGCAAAGAAGGTATGGGTGATCGCGGGCATTGCGTGGTCGGCGTTCGCCATCGCCATGATCTGGGCGGGCGACATCGGCATCGCGGTGTTCGGCGGCTCGGCACTCACGGGCTTCGCCACGATTCGCGTGCTGTTCGGGTTTGCCGAAGGGCCGGCCTACTCCATCATCAACAAGACGATGTCGGCCTGGGCCTCACCGTCGGAGCGCGGCTTTGCCGTGTCGATCGGATTGCTGAGCACGCCGCTGGGCGCGTTGCTCACTGCCCCGGTGGCCGTCGGCTTGCTGCTGCTGACCGATAGTTGGCGCACCATGTACATCGTGCTTGGCGTGGCAGGTTTCGTATTGATTGCGCTGTTCGCACGCGTTTATACGAACCGTCCGGAAGACAACCCGCGCGTGAATGCGGCGGAAGTGGCGCTGATTCAGGCGGGACGTCCTGCACAGCATTCGTCGTCGGCTGCGGCCGCGAGTGAAATGCCTTGGTGGAGCTTCTTCAGGAGTCGCACGCTGGTATTCAACTCCATCGGATATTTCGCGTTTATCTACGTCAACTTCATGCTGTTGACCTGGACGCCGAAGTATCTTGCGGACGAGTTTCACTTCACGTTGTCGTCGCTGTGGTACATCGGCATGATTCCCTGGACGGGCGCATGCGTGACGGTGCTGCTCGGCGGGCGCATTTCCGACTGGTTGTACCGCAAGACGGGCAAGCTGGTGATTGCACGCAGCTGGTTCGCGGCGGCCTCGCTCACATGCACGACCTTGTGCTTCCTGATGGTGTCCCAGGCACAAAGCGTGTGGGCGGTGATTGCGCTGATGACGCTGGGCAACGCGCTCAATGCGCTGCCAAACTCGGTGTACTGGGCCGTCGTGATCGATACGGCACCGACGCGCGTGGGCACATTCAGCGGATTGATGCACTTCATTGCGAACATTGCCTCGGTGCTCGCGCCGACGCTGGCCGGCATCCTGTCGGCGAAATACGGCTACTCGTCGATGTTCGTTGCGACGGCGGTGGCGACGGCTGTCGGGGTTTTCGCCATGTTGCAGGTCAAGCCCGGCGTCGGCCCGAAAATCGGGCGTTCCAAAGCGGAGACGGTGACGGTTTGA